Below is a genomic region from Sorghum bicolor cultivar BTx623 chromosome 9, Sorghum_bicolor_NCBIv3, whole genome shotgun sequence.
TTCAACCATCAACAGTCAAGAATATCACAATTCACAAATATTCACTAGCCCACGGGATGAAGTTGTAAGTTTTTACCATTCAAATGTCAGACAAATCTGGGAAAAGCTTTAGTTATAAACTCGACAAAAAAACTTCTTTCTGTACATTGGAAAGGCAGATGTGGCCCTGTTTGGATCCGTAGAGCTAATAGTTAGCTGCTGATAATTAGCAGCTTGGATACAAATAGGTCTAGCTAATTGTTAGTTGAATACACAGCTAACAACTATTTCACTAGCTGGGCCAAACTAGCTAATATTAGCTATGAACTATTAGCTAGCTAATTATTATTAGCAGCTAATGGATCCAAACAGGGCCATAATAAGAGCATGATCCAAGATTATAGTGGGAGCATTGCAGACTTAGGTGCTCACAGCATCAGTAAGCTACAACCACAATTGCCCAATTCCCTAAGTATTTTGTGTGCACACAACAATAATGTGGAGAGGGAATCACTTTGATTAATTGTTATCCTACAAAAAAAATTAAGTCCAAGCATCCAACAATCTACAGCTTGGAGGTTCAATAATGCGAATTGAGAAAGGATTTCATACACCATGGGCATCCACTAATTTGATCATTTGGTGCAACCAGAAACAAGAATTATGCTCCCCATGCAAAATTCCCCCAGTACAGCCACGGCATGATGAAGCAAGGGCATCGCGAAGCAAGCAGTACAGCTTAATTGCAGGAAAGTATTTAAAGGGAGAACTCACCCTTGAGATCCTCGACCTGCTGGGGGGTGAGCTTCGCGGAGAAGCCGCTGGCGGCCGTCTTGTAGTGGTAGAGCACTGCGTCCCTGGCCTTCTGCTCGCTGCGAAACCGAGGGGGGGGGGGATCAACTCATCAGAAAACCCACCACGTtcccaaaaaataaaataaaatgcatCCCCGGCACAAATTAGAATCGATCGAGCCCCAAATTTTCATCCTACCAACAAGCGCGGGCCCCGATCGAGTCCTGTTAAACCGATCTGACGGATTACCTGCCGAGGACGGGGGTGAGGGTGCGGAGGTGGAACTCCTCGGGGTCGGCGTCCTCGGGGCGGTCGACGTACACGATGTGCACGGCCGTCTCCTGTACCGCCGCGGGGGCTGCCTGCTTCTCCGGCTCGGCCGccatggctgctgctgctgctgtgactGTGAGGAACAGGAGGATCAGGAGAGGGTTGCTGCTAAGCTGCCGGAGCTGCGAACTGGTCTTCTTCATCGCCGTCGGCTTCGAGGTTGGGCTCGTCTTTATAGCCGTCCGTCCGGGATGGCGGTGCCGTCGTGGCTACTCTGGATCTGGGGACAAGTCGATAGTTTCGTGGTGActccgtgcgtgcgtgcgtccaTCGTCTCGGCATCTCCGCGTCCAACCGCCCTGGGCTGATTCTTCCTTCTCGGCGAAGTATTTTTGTGCTGTTGTTTGTTTGCCGGCACGTTTTGTAGATAGCCAGGTGGTTTAGCTTAGAGCAACTCTACCGCACACctactttggccttgtttagactgACTCCAACAGACGACGCATCCCGCTACCCAAACACAAAATGCCTACTCCGCGATGTTTTATCGCAAAAAGAGACGCACCAACAGATGACGCAAACGGGGAACGCATTTTAGGTGAGACGCGATGAAGAACGCAAAATTGCGTCGCTCTCTCTCCTCGACCCAAATCTCAGACGCGCCCAAGCTCTTGTGCTAGGTGGGACCACGGCAGCACGTCGTCCATGGCGTTGCTCCCTGGATGAGGAGCAGCCGGCCGCGTGAGGCGGGCCCTTGCGACAGGGGAGCGGCGCCGAGGCGAGGCTGGTCTGCGGCGAGCTAGGGAAGGCTGACTCAGCGAGGCGCGTCCATGGCCAGCACAGCGAGGCAGGCCCGCGACGGGGAGCGGCCGGCGTGGCCAAATGAGACCACGGCGGGGCGAGGCGGGTCCATGGTCGGCGCGGTGAGAAGCGGCCGGCGGGCGCGAGGCTCTGCTTTTGCGGTTGGTCGGCGTCGGGAGAAGGGGAGCCGCGAGGAGAGCGTGTGGCGGCCGCAGGCGGGGAAGAAACGAGAGAGCGTGGGGCTGCGCGAGGGGAAGAAGGAGCGACCGCGctgaggaagaaggagacgcGACGGGGAGAGTGTGCGGCGGCCGTGCGCGGGCAAGACGGGGAGCTTGCTCTGCTTTTGCGTTTGTTGTTGGGGAAGACAATGTTTGGGTCGCATGACCGTTTGTTGTGCGTTACCCAAATCGTTGAATGGGTATCATGTTTGGGTTGTCCTTGTTGGAGATAGCCTtagtcccaaaaattttgcaaaatttttcatattccccgtcacatcgaactttagacgtatgcatggagtattaaatatagatgaaaataaaaactaattgcacagtttaatcagaattgatgagacgaatcttttgagcctagttagttcataattggacaatatttgtcaaatacaaacgaaagtactactattcctattttgcaaaaaattttggaagtaaacaaggctgaATATGAATGTTGAGGTCAAAAATCCAACTCCAACATAGCTTCTACCGCGGATCTTAAATTTATTGGGCCAACAAAATCCTCCCACCAGCCTCAATTCCTATTGGGTCACCCCACGACCCCTATCCTGTTCGCGCGTATGGAATTTGTGGTCCTTCTCTGCTCGATCTCCTCCTCGTCCGCTCGATCTGCTCCCCGAATGGTCGGACGGCCATGGCGCACTTGCTCGCGACGCACCTGCTCGCGGCCATGGCGCACTCCCTCCATGCGGCCCTAGCCAGAGCAACCCTAACCTGCTCACCGTCGTGTCGGGAGGAGCAGTCGCGAGCTGCTCACTGCCGCCACCGAGAGGAGCATCCCCATCTTGCTCTGGCCGCAGGGAGGAGCGGCCTCGACCAGCTCGCCATGGGAGGAGCCTCCCCAGCCTGCTCTAGCTGCTGGGAGGAGCCTCCCCAGCCTGCTCTAGCTGCTGGGAGGAGCGAGGTCGGCCTGCTCGCTGCCGAAGGAGTGGCCACGGCCTTCTTTGGCCGCTCTCCTCGTCCCCTACCCTGTGTGTGTGGAGATAGGATGAGGGGAAGAAGAGTTGAGTCAATGACGTGTGGGTCCCCATGTCATTCGTCGGCTCCAGCGCCACTGGAAGCGGCATCCGACTCCATTAGGCACAAGGCTAGAGGTTGAGGAGTGCCTCTTTGCGGCTATCGCTAGAGGGCCCAAGCGCGAAAGCAAGCCTGTTGTTGTTTGACGCATAGAGCAGAAGTTGTTGCCGCCACCATGGACAAGGACGTCGTAGCGTTGTTGATCTAATCGCTGAAGGTCGATTGGGAGGTGCTCGTAGCTGGTTCGCACCTACATGGATGAGCGCCGTCGACCCCGACACGACCGCCGACGTGGGATTGAAGCCTCCTGGCATGGACGGAGAGGCTAGGAGATTGAGCCGCTGCTGGGGTCACTGAGTAGCCACCGCTGGAGCTGGACGCTTACGCTCTACTCATCCTCCGAGCAAGTAGGAAGACAAGGGAAGAGAATATATGCTCTGTTTTTTCTTGTTATAACTGACATATCCCAAACCAAATATCCAAACAAGGGAATTGGATAAAAACTCTATAACCCTACCCCATCATAATCCATCTCATTTCCTCGACCAAACCCAGCAGCTATCCAAACGgcaccgtcgttgcctcgttGGTGCGGTTGCCGGGGGCATGAGTGTGAAAATAGGAAACTTCTAGGGTGGCCGTTGTTGTTTTctcctccccctctctcttGCTGATGAAGCACGACTGCACGAGTGTGCAGGACGCGTTTCTTCGAGGCCTTGGATCTCAAAATAAAATAAGGTCTTGTGTAgatgtgaaaagattttggatttcgctactgtagcaatttcgtttgtttgtgacaaatattgtccaatcatagactaactaggatcaaaacattcgtctcgcgatttacagttaaactgtgcaattagtttttatttttatctatatttaatgctttatgcatatgccgaaagattcgatgtgacagagaatcttgaaaactttttggtttttggtttttggattgaactaaacaaggcctaaggtagAAAATAGGAATAAGCTCTTAAACAATTGGGTTTGGATTCTAGTTGAATCCAACTGTCTACCCTAAAAACTATATTCACTGTACATGGATGATAGTCACTACGAGGATAAGATCAAACACCCCTTATTTTCtttacccaaaatccaaaatttataTTCCACTGTttagaatgaaaaaaaaaagacctaCAGCGTCAAGCCACAAGGCTAACTTTACCTTTGCCATAATGGCCCATTGCAGCCCAGCCAAGAGCGGCAGCAGCAAGCGAGCCAACAAGCTCCAAGTGCCAGGCACACTTCTCGATTTTAGTGCCACCTCGCTAATAGACGGGACTACGGGAGGGAGGGAGCCAATGCTCTGTATAATAAGATAAGATCCAGCGCATTTTTAGTCATTGCATAGCGTTTTTTTGGTTCGCCTGCATCGATTGAGCTAAACGACGTCTAAATTGGGATTATTATTGGGCTAAAAATAAGATGTTTTGTATTTTAGATAAGATTCAGAAACGAGATATTTTTTTAGGGGAAAGGGATATTTCTGAATAAAAGACAGAATGGAAAATGGCTAGAAAACATTTTTTTGTCCCATTTTTGAATTTGGTAGTATTTTTATATTGattttgaatttatttaaacaTATCAATTTAAGCGGGTCAATTTGAATatgtttaaaaatataaattcaAGTGGGTCTATATTctgaccgttttcatccctagtagATAATATCACTAATGTCGTTCTACCTGTCTCCTCATCACATTCACATTTTTGTCTTCTCTTCACATTCACATTGGATCTTAACCTAGTCTAGGACTAACATCACAATAATGTCGTCCTACCTGTCTAACCTAGTCTGGGACTGCCGAATAATATTTCACATTGGATCATAGACTAGTCTGAGACTACCGAGTGCCCATGCTGGCAGACGCGTGGAGATAGTGCCGTAATTCTCGAGGAGTGGAGGTGGGTACAAAGCCAAGCAATGCGAGGCTAGGTAGCTTAGGGTGTCCCCAATAACCAGCTGCGTAGCTAGCTAACTATATATTCATTTGATGTGGAAGGTGAAAAAGGAAGAGAGAGAGGACTCACTAGCGTCGAGCAAATCAGTAAACAATTTCACGTAGCTCGAGAAACTATGAGGTGGAGCAAATGGGGCTAGAGACCCGCGGTAGTAAAGAGAGAATATAATATTTGTGTTTTCATTCTCTCACCTCTAGTTCAAGTGCCTACGTCGCTAGTGTTAGTGTGGATGCTCTTAGTAGCAAGTTGTGCTTACTTTTTAGTTGTCCTTGATatgagagagaagagaaaataAAACGCTAGCGACTAGTGAAACAGTAGCCTCACACACTGCCCCTTTGCAAGGGCTGTTCAGCAGGCCGTTTCTTTCACCTTCACTGAGTGCTACCTTTATTTATCTCTAGCACTTGAGTCGCCCTAAGCGCATTTGCAACAATGATTCTGGTTTATACCTAAAAGGACAGAGCTAGGAAAATATTATGGAGGTTTAAACTCATAGCAAATTAGCAGCCAAAATTTCCTAGATATACCATCTATTTTTTAGGCTACTTTTAGCGCTCTAAGACGATGGGTTGAGAGCCTAAGATCAAATAGATATTTGTCAAAGGAAACAAACATGCCAACTCTGGACAAGTACCCAAGTACATACTGCGTCCACTTGGACAACTACCCAAGTACATACCGCGTCCActatcaaaaactcaagatgtTCGAGTCGTGTCCATTTTATTAACTTTGACCAAGGTTTATATAAAAAACACACATTTTGACGTAAGTAAAAACACACGCACACATCACAATGAGACCTTAGAGTTAAATAAAACTAAAGTACATTACAAAACTAAAGCACATTACATTTTGGAACGGAGATAGATTTACTTTAAGATGGCGTGGACACTACGCAGACTGCAGAATCTCTATATGAGATGTGTATTGAGCCTGTTCGCCTGGCagaaaagtcatggctgaaaatacTATTTGCTAATTGTTGTGAGAGAGAAACACTACTGAATAGCTAGCAGATTTAACAAACGAATAGGGCTGCAATGGAGGAaccaaatgtatgtatgaacaaCACTTCCAACACAGAATTTGAATTCTCACTAGAAACAAATGTACATAGTCAATTAGAAGAGAAGCCAAGGCCTATTGAGTACTACTAACTTGATCAGCTAACTAGTGCTGAAGGTGATATTAAACAGATAGTCAAGTAAACTTCTCATGGAAGAAATGCACACCCGATTTCAAATTCTTTTATCTTCAATGTTTGCAAAGTTACACAACTCATTTTTTGACAGAATTTGCAGCATTTCATCCAATTTTACCGGATATGCCCGAACATATAGCTTACAAACTCCAAAATGTTTGCTGCAGAGTGCAAACAAACGGTAGAACTTCCTATCCAAAAACACAATCAGGTGTGCCTGTACACAACCTTGCTCCTTTAGAACAAACCCATATACCACACATACAGTTCAACAAAACAAATATATTACAGGGTGGAGAAGGCTTTAATAGACTACTACATCTGACGCCAGAATTGCATACATTCTACCAAATTCAGCAGACAATAAAGCCAATTATCTACATTCAGACACGTCACAGGCAGCATTTAGATGTGCAGTGAGGTCATATCCAGCTCCCCGCTTTCGCGGACCTCCCTAACCCTCTTATCacactcatcttcttcttccacCTCTTTGGGTTCGCTCTCCTCTTCATTTTCCTCCACATCTGAGCATTCTTCACTGTAGCCATAGCCTGATCTCAATGATTTTGGCAAGGTTCTCGCCTCCTTGACAATCCTCATGATTTCTTCGGTTGTTTGCTCTGAAAAAGCAGAGACACTGTTGTCCCTCCTGAAGTAGGATAACTGCACCGCTTCTGTGAGCTCCCTCGGCAAGTTCTTTAGAAACCATGGATGGTTTTTTATTTCCCTCATGGTGATTCTCTATGGGAAATTCAAAATTGCAAACGACAAAGGTAAGCCACTTATAGGCCACAATAACCATGCTGATACAGTAACACTACAATTGAGATGGTTCATTGTATTACCCTTAATGGATTGCTAACAAAGATACGTGAAATGAGTTGTCTGCAATCATCAGATATGTGAATGTTGTCTGGGATAGTATATTGAATTGCTGCTATCCGCTGAAAATAAAGGTGTAAAtgttaggggggggggggggacatATTTTTTCCTCAATATATGTGAAGAACACCCATAACATAGGCACCTAGCTATCACCTGAATCGTCTTTCTAATATTTTTAGGATCATCCTGATCTTCAAACGGATAGGCTCCCACAAGCATGACAAAAAGAGTGACTCCACAGGACCATACATCTGCAAGCTGCACTACCAAAATACACTGGTCAATTGCCATTACTCAGTAACACCAGGTACTAATACTGTTTTAAAGGAAGCATTGAAGCAGAGTGTTTCATTTGTACTCCTAGCATATtcatatatttaatatttataattAATAACAATATTAGCTAAATTATGATAAAGAACCACCAAAAGCAAGAGTGTAAATGATCAAGCTAGATGCCCGTGTAGATGGCATGCTTGAACTGGGTATGGATATGACTCTGGTCAATATCCCAATAATAGTTAGCTTTCTGATGGAGATCAAGTAATGTCCACATCAACTGGATAAGTTCATTGAGATAATTTCTGCCACATCTAGTGTCATCACAATGCAATAATAACAAATAAAAGCTTTATCGACTGTATCAGTTTCACAATAAACAACAAGGAAACTAAAGCAAAAAAAAGTAGGGAGTATATCTAAAAAGGCACAGAGATATCATATATCACCATTTTGCCAAGAATAAACCAAGATTTACCATCACCAGTCGCACTCACGCTTGATTTCAACAATTCTTGATGAAAACAAAGGGTTCTGTTTTATCTATAGGGATCTTCTTAAGAATCACCTAATTTAATAATTTAACTACATATAAACAGCTACATGAGTGGATATTGctgaaataaagataaaaatgacTAACTCTGGACTCTAgcatattttttctattttgatTAGTGATTCTTGTATCATGATTCAATCAACAGAAGCTAACTGTTGATTTCCACTGGCTATACCATAACAAAGTTACAGTAGATTGgtaattttataataatattCTTTTTGTAGTTGAAATTATGTGTCAATGAAAGCACTGAACATATGCCACCAATCTTTTTTGTTAGTAAATCAGTATGGATGTGTCCATACAGCCAGAGTATCTGAACTGCACATACAACTAACTTAGTGGTCCATCCTGAAGAAGGTAAATGATGTGTTGAATCAAACAAGATACAGCTCTGAAGTCACCTTTAATAAAAAAGGAGAACCTATGTGTTGACCAGTGATCATATGCACTTTGCCCGCCTAAAAAAGATAGCTAATAATCTACTGAAAGAGTAACGACACAGAAAAACATATTAAAGGCCAAGACTCCATTAACTACGCCAAAACATGGACCAACATATTGGAGAGTGGATGATATGTAGAAGGTCCACTCGATGGTTGGTCTGCATGTGCAATAGTCCATGAATCCATTCTACTTTATCAGTGTCAACGTCTGTTAGGGTACACCTTACCAACAAAAACAAAGGGACGAAGAGGCAAGATTCCAACACCATGTCTGAAAGTGACTACTTATCCTCTATTCACTGTTGCTACATATTCCAATAATCAATCCACTGTCTTCTAAAAGTCACAAGTATTGATCAAGATAAGTCCAGGAATTATGGTTTAAAATATTACTACAACTAACCACAAAACTGAATATTAATCTAGGAAGTTTGTCATCATGTTGAAGtttctcatcaatatctactatataaGATGGTGAAATCAAATCAAATACACAAATATGTTTGTCGACGAAACAAGTGACTAATGAATAAACTGTTCTTCAGAAAGAATATAAACACCTGACCAAGTATCTTATCGAAATTGGGAAGCTCAATATAGGCATCTTTCTTATCTCAAGCCTCTTTCCTTAGTGACATCAATATTGGGTGCAAATTCTCCAGAACGAATACAGGCAACTGTGGACCATCAGGTTTAACTGTCCACAACAGAACCAAACATGTGCGGTGCCACAATCTTGAAAAGAATCAGATATGTTGCACACTATTAATAGATAGCTTAATTAAAGCACTTAGAAGAGATTTTGGTAATAAGGTGGTACCTCTACATCTcgataaaattttttgaaatgaCTAACCCTAAATAATCACTAAAGTTGACCAAGCAGCACTTGCAGACAACATCTAGtactcatgtgaatgccagcAAAATAAGAATTTAACTAAATATGATGTGTAATAATGATACCATGAAGAATATTGCTGATTTACTTTTGTATATATGCTTAACAGAACATCAACACGCAAGTATACATAAACAAGAGATTCTTGCCACTCACCTTCCCATCATACTCCCGCCGAGAAAGCACCTCTGGTGCAATATATGCTGGCGTCCCCACTGCAGATTTTGGCCTTGAATGTAGTACTGATGACTGTTATGATTAGCAATCAAATGGTATTCTTAAGCAAGCTTACAGACATGTCAAAGAAAACTTAAAGCTACCAATACAACGAGAAATCAGAGGCAACCTTGGAGTAGCCAAAATCACATATCTTAAGCCGTGGAGCTGGGCTGCCATCCAAGAGAACATTCTCCAGCTTCAAATCTCTATGGCATATTTGCTGAAAAGTAACAAGATTCCAACATTTAAGCATATGTTCAGGTCCCACTCAtaaataattttaaaaaaaaacacaccTGCACTTCCCACAACAAAGCATATCTAGTATATGTGAAGTTGTGAACTGTAACTACTAGACGCTAAGCTAATTTATAGTTTTCTCATACCATGTGATGGCAATAGCTCACTCCACAGATCAACTGCTGGAAGAAATACCTGGCCTACAATGAGCAGAAGCGAACACATTAAAATTTGTTGTGGGGGAATAGTACTCAAAGAACATCCAATGATAATATAGTACCTCATCCTCGCTAAATCGCCCACGATCGACAATTCGATCAAATAGTTCACCACCAGCCGCATACTCCATCACAATTGCAAGATGCGTCGGTGTTAGGATCACCTGCAGAATTTTTTCCCTAATGGAATAAGCTTTTGAGTTGGTGCTcgtatatatttatataaagtGATAGAAAATAGTGTTAGGTACTAGTACTAGAGAAACTAAAAGGGAGAAAGATAAACTTAGGCACACACTTAATCCAAGCAGCTTATTTCCCTAATAATTAAAAACCCAAACTATCCTGCACCTAAATACTGACCCACAAATCCTACGAAGCTAGGCAACAACATGGGCGGCCAGCTTTGATTATTGCTTGAATGCAATCTCAGGACAGATGCCAATAAACACAACAAATCAAGAAGAAGATGCAACCTTCTTCAAAATTTCCGCTTCGGCACCTCCTCCGAACCGCACAAAAGCACACACACCGCATAGAACAAAGTCTTTTTTTACCCCCAAAACTACAGATGAACCTAACAGGACAAAAGGGAGaataataaagaaaaaaacTGCTCTTTATTGGCACACACGCACCTCTATGAACTGGATGATGTTCGGGTGCCGCAGCGACCGGTGGTTGACGATCTCGCGGTACACATTCTCGTCAATCTGCGAGGGGGAAAAAAAAAGCCCACCCGATCAGCACAACAAAACCAGAACCACCGGCCGGATCCGAACCCTCGGCAAACGAACCCAACCCAAACCCTTGGAGTCGAAAGAGCAGCGAAGGCAAGGCACAGACCCGGTGGCCGCGCTCGATGAGCTTGACGGCGACGAGCCCTCGGGTCTCGCGGTTGCGCATCAACCGCGCCACCCCGAAGTTGCCCGACCCGATGTCCCGAACAGGCTCGTACTTGTCCATGATGCCCACCCGGCCCCGACCCCCCGTCGTCCGCCGGTGCCGGTCAGCGCGCTGGCATGCGGGAGCACGgtcgcgggggaggaggtggggaGGATGAAGGGAAGAGACAGGGGAGCTAGGCGAGcgggcgagggcgcgaggcgaGCTGGACGAATCGGCGGGCGCAGGTGGCtcggcggaggaggcggtgtGGGGTGCGCTCTCCTCGGGCGCGGTCGTGTCGCTTTCTGGTGTGTGGCGCCTTGCTGGAGGTTTATATATATAGGAGATGCACGGTGGTGGGTGCTAGGCGGGCCCCGCAGTCAGTGCCTTGTGGCGTGTCCGGGAAGGAAGCGCAAAACTGTTTTTTATGGTAGTAACGGATTCGGTGTGCTTTGCTTACGCGAGTCTCAGTGGGTTTCAAACGGTATTTTTTCCGTGAAACGAACACGAGAgaaaaggaagtagtttcaccgtaATGAAACTCTACGGATGTTGTTTCCCACCCGATAAAATGGGATGAAATTCTCACTGAGAGCcagatcgtttcaccatcttgtatGTGATCTAATTATTTTGcagcaattaaatgctttgcttagCCTTGGAAACAACAAAGTAAAATACTTCATTGCTGAGGTTATTTCATAGATGGTTTTATTTTAATCTTGATGACGTGTTGGTATGTGAAACCGTGCAGTGACACTGTCCATTGAAACTGGCCTTAgcacttgtttagttcactttaaaagctattttttttaagatttctcgtcatatcaaatcttgcgacacatatatagagtattaaatatagataaaaacaaaaataaattacacagtttatatgtaaatcgcgagatgaatcttttgagcctagttaatccataattgaataattttgccaaataaaaacaaaaatgctatagtacccaaaaccaaaaaattttgagaacttATTTAAGATGCACCGAAAATTTCAAATGCTTATAAGATtcttcatcatatcgaatctttgaacgaatccatggaatattaaatatagataaaagcaataactaattacacagtttgcctgtaatttatgagacgaatcttttgagcctagttag
It encodes:
- the LOC8058510 gene encoding serine/threonine-protein kinase SAPK4 isoform X3 translates to MEYAAGGELFDRIVDRGRFSEDEARYFFQQLICGVSYCHHMQICHRDLKLENVLLDGSPAPRLKICDFGYSKSSVLHSRPKSAVGTPAYIAPEVLSRREYDGKLADVWSCGVTLFVMLVGAYPFEDQDDPKNIRKTIQRIAAIQYTIPDNIHISDDCRQLISRIFVSNPLRRITMREIKNHPWFLKNLPRELTEAVQLSYFRRDNSVSAFSEQTTEEIMRIVKEARTLPKSLRSGYGYSEECSDVEENEEESEPKEVEEEDECDKRVREVRESGELDMTSLHI
- the LOC8058510 gene encoding serine/threonine-protein kinase SAPK4 isoform X1 is translated as MDKYEPVRDIGSGNFGVARLMRNRETRGLVAVKLIERGHRIDENVYREIVNHRSLRHPNIIQFIEVILTPTHLAIVMEYAAGGELFDRIVDRGRFSEDEARYFFQQLICGVSYCHHMQICHRDLKLENVLLDGSPAPRLKICDFGYSKSSVLHSRPKSAVGTPAYIAPEVLSRREYDGKLADVWSCGVTLFVMLVGAYPFEDQDDPKNIRKTIQRIAAIQYTIPDNIHISDDCRQLISRIFVSNPLRRITMREIKNHPWFLKNLPRELTEAVQLSYFRRDNSVSAFSEQTTEEIMRIVKEARTLPKSLRSGYGYSEECSDVEENEEESEPKEVEEEDECDKRVREVRESGELDMTSLHI
- the LOC8058509 gene encoding subtilisin-like protease SBT3.9 codes for the protein MKKTSSQLRQLSSNPLLILLFLTVTAAAAAMAAEPEKQAAPAAVQETAVHIVYVDRPEDADPEEFHLRTLTPVLGSEQKARDAVLYHYKTAASGFSAKLTPQQVEDLKEQPGVLQVVPSQTYQLHGPGGSGARQGTTRTMGLM
- the LOC8058510 gene encoding serine/threonine-protein kinase SAPK4 isoform X2; this encodes MDKYEPVRDIGSGNFGVARLMRNRETRGLVAVKLIERGHRVILTPTHLAIVMEYAAGGELFDRIVDRGRFSEDEARYFFQQLICGVSYCHHMQICHRDLKLENVLLDGSPAPRLKICDFGYSKSSVLHSRPKSAVGTPAYIAPEVLSRREYDGKLADVWSCGVTLFVMLVGAYPFEDQDDPKNIRKTIQRIAAIQYTIPDNIHISDDCRQLISRIFVSNPLRRITMREIKNHPWFLKNLPRELTEAVQLSYFRRDNSVSAFSEQTTEEIMRIVKEARTLPKSLRSGYGYSEECSDVEENEEESEPKEVEEEDECDKRVREVRESGELDMTSLHI